The sequence below is a genomic window from Aureispira sp. CCB-E.
ATTGTTGGTTTGAAGGAAGCTTTGAGAAGTAGAGCTTACTTAGATAGCCGAACTTCTTCTAAAAATATTAAGAATTTTGCAAAAATTTGCCCTTCGATAGAAGCGAAAAAAATGGCTTTGGCTATTTATAATAAATACGATAGTGGATTTCAGTTTTTATTTTCAGAATTACCAGAAAATGAACTTACTCCTATTTTAAAAACAAAAATAGAAGCAGCGGGACTGACATTATCACGAAAAACAATTACGAAGATTCCAAAGGCATTATTAAAAGAAACATATCTAAAAGAATTAAACTTATCTTACAATCAGATAAAGTCTCTTCCAACAGGAATCCATCATTTAAAGTCTTTGCGAAAATTAAATCTTAGATCAAACGAGGTCAAAAAAATACATAAAAATATTGGAAAGCTGGAACATTTGGAAGTGTTGGAGTTAGCCTGGAATAAATTAGAAGTATTGCCTGACGAGTTGGCAAATTTGACGAGGCTAAAAGAGTTGAGTTTGGGGTATAATTCTTTTAAAAAATTCCCAACAGTTATTACGCAAATTCCAAACTTAGAGAAACTATCTATTGGTAGAATGATGGATTATCGTGCAAATGTGGATGAAATTCCTAGCAGCTTTTTTAATCTCAAAACAAATTGCCTGTTGGAATTGACACTTAGAGATCCGACAGATAGCAACAGCCAACGTCCATGGGGTAATTTGCCAGTTATTACTAGAATAACAGGAACTTATGATGATCCTATTAGGACGACTCCTTTAGAAATTGCAAGACGTGCGTTTGCTCAAAACAAAGAAGGCATTCGTTTTATACTAGAGCATGGAACAGAAGAAGATAAAGCAAATGTGTACAATTATGTGTTAAAGGATAGGATTAATTCAGAGCGATACGCTGTTTATTTGGGGCTAATTCTTAAGAATGCTCCGCCAGCAGTGAAAAGAAGGGCTTTATCCTTTTACATTCGAAACGAAGTGTTGTTTTTTGATAAAAAAATTACGTTGGATGTTTTGCCAGCAGAATTGGGTGATTTTTCGATTCGAGCAATGGAATGGGTGGGGAAATTTAGTGAAATAACTAATTCGACAACATTTTGGAATTTTTTAGAATACACCCCTTCTATTGAACGTATTGTAATTGGGAAAGAGATTAGGGCTAAAGGCAGTGACCAAAAACATCAAGTAAGAATTCCTGTATTATTGCCAAATTTGAAAGTATTTAGGCTAGGAAATTTACAACTGGACTGGGGCTTTTTCTTTAACAATATAGACCAATTGCCTCAATTGGAGGAGCTTGAAGTACATCGTGTTTATTATTTGAATGAAACGGAAGATATAGATGGAGTTTTTACGCTTTGTGCTCCATTGCAACAATTAAAACATCTTAAAAGATTAGAATTAGGTCGATTCTCTATAAATAATCAGGTTGGAATAAGCGAAGAAGTACTAAAAGAAAAAATAGAATTGGGATTTGAAAAAATGCTGCCCAACTGCAACACTATAATCCATGTTGGTTTTTAAAATATAGCATCTTGTTTGGGCAACTTGCTCGAAGTTCTTAATTTGGGGAAGCATCCATGTTTTCTACTGAAAGTTCCAATTGAGATATTTTAAAATTCATGAAATGATTACAGTTTACCACGCCATATCTTCTACAATCGAGACTCAAATTTCCTTGAAAGATTTATTGATAAATTTGCCAGCGCATTTTAGGGAACGAGCGTTACGATATCAATTTTCGCAGGATGCTTATAATTTTGTGTTGGGGCGATTAATGATAAAAAAAGCCTTAGGAGCGTTGGGGTTGCCTGAAAAGCTCTTGAATGAAATCGTTTATAATAAAGAAGGCAAACCATTGATGAAGGAAATGTCTTTTAGTATTTCCCATTCAAAAGATTTGGTGGCTTGCGCGTTTGCGCCAACAGGACAAATTGGTCTGGATGTAGAATATCCAAGAAAGATAGCGAGAGCACATTTTCGTCATTGTTTTAACGATAGAGAATGGGCTTCGATTCAAGGGGATACAAGTATGCACACGTTTTATCAATTTTGGACTCAAAAAGAAGCGATCTTAAAAGCAAATGGTGCAGGGTTAGGACAACTATTAAATATAGACATCAAAGATGCCACTACTGCGTACTTTTACAACTCTGACATTTCTACTGAATCTGTTTGGAATCTAAATACTTTTGAAATAGGCGGAAGTTCAGCTTATGCTTGTTTGTGTACTGACTTAGCAACGGATTTTGCTTTGGAAAACTTAAATGATGTAGATGCCTTGTTGGATACTAAGTAAACATTAGATTTGTTCTGCATCTAGTAATTTTTTTATTTGCTGAATGATTACCAACCTGTTTTGATAAAACAATTTAGGGAAATCTAAGTCAGGGTTTGAGATCCTTCTTTTATCTTGCTCGAAATAGGTCATGATAGATTGAAGCCCTTCACGATTTCGGGCGTAGAGAAATCTATTTTTGACTTGGATTTTATAATAATAGCAATTGTTGGAGAAGTGGAAACTAGGATTGATATAAGCACAATGGGAGCAGATAGCTTTTCCTTGAGGGACTATTTGCTGACGATATGTGTTGGCTTTTGAATAAAAGTAAGAGGCTTTTGAGTTGCATTTTGGACAAATAATAGCAACGGTTAGTAACGTATTCATATTAGTAGTTTTTATTGTAGAGTTTTAGGAGTTGTATTAATTGTTGAACTATTCATACATATTACTATAGTCGAAGTGAATTGGTAGCTCATATTCTACTTGGACAGGTTGATTGTCTTTTGTGCCACCAATCCAAGGATTGGGGAGATCGTTCATCAAGTTAATAACTCTTAAGACCTCTTCTCCACATCCCCCCCCCAATATCTTTTGTAATAGATGTATTAATAATTTTTCCTGTTGCTGTAACGGTGAACTTAATAAAAACTATGCCGCTCATCTTTTGTTTATAAGCTTTTTCGGGATATTGAATATTAGAATAAATAAACTTCAAAAATTTTTGATCAGCACAACGTTTTTTTTCTTGGATAGACATTTCTTTTACCTCGCATCCTGGAAATCTAGGCAATCGATCAGTATTAATGTCGATTTTAGAAATTGTGTCCGCTGCTATTGCTTCCACAACTGGCAGAATGCTATCTAATTCTGTTACGAATTGATTTTTTTTATAAAAAATGGCTAAGTTGATAATAATATCTTTTTGTTTATTGGAATATTCATGGTGGTTAGATGGGATGGCTTGTTCTATATGCTTGAGAAATCTGAGTTCTTTGGGAACCTCAACTTGAGAGGCACAAGCAATATTCCATTTTTTTTGAAAAAATGGGGATTGGAATTCGAGATTAAAATTTAAAAACAACTCGCTTAGAATAGTTTCAACAAGTTTTAGGTCAGTTGAACGCAAAGCCTCATCTATCCAAGCAGCATCATGCAAAAGGTGTTTAGCTAAGGTGTTGTAATTTATATTGTTGTAGATTTTGGTTTGTGTGATTAATGTTTTTATTCCTAAGGTATAGATGGTGGGAGGATTTGAGAGTCGAGCATTATATTGGTACTTTAGTTGAGTGATTTTTTTGCTTATTAATTTATCCGCTATACTAATTTGCTTTAGGGCATTTTGGTAATCTTTTGAATGATTGTAGAATTGAGAAAGTTCGATTATATTACGAATATATGTTAAACTACTACCTCCATCGCTTTTTTTTATGCTTTTTAGAGCATTCTTCAACGTTTTTTCTGAGGTGTGATGCTGCGAAAAAAGACTTTTTGATAAGCCTAGCAAGAACAAAATGATTAGTAATTTTTTCATAGGTGATTTAGTATGAGTTTTTAAGCAATTAAATGATCACTATTATCTGTAATTTCTGATTCGGTTTCCTTTTTTAAGTCTTGTTCGAAATCCAGGGTACGCATTTGTTTTGAAAACAATCCTGTCAAAACAACAGTTATTAAGGTCATGCTACCTCCAAAAACAACAGCCGTTACAGTTCCCATTAGCTTAGCTGTGAAACCACTTTCAAAAGCTCCTAGTTCATTGGAAGAACCAACAAACATTGAGTTGACAGCAGAAACTCTTCCGCGCATACTGTCGGGAGTATACAGCTGTAAAATAGTTTGTCGAATGACCATAGAAATCCCATCAGTAACACCACTCATAAATAAGGCAAAAACGGACAACCAAAAACTAGTCGAGAGACCAAATACGATGATGCAGAGACCAAAACCAAAGATAGAGAAAAGCAATTTTAGACCTGCATTTTTGTTAATAGGAAAATAAGCTACAGCAAACATAATAAAAAAAGAACCGACCGCAGGCGCTGCTCTCAAAATACCAAAACCTTCAGAACCTACTCCCAAAATATCCGTTGCAAAAATAGGTAGTAAGGCAATTGCTCCACCAAACAAAACCGCAACCATATCTAGCGTAATGGCACCTAGTATAATTTTTGTTTGATAAACGAATTTAACGCCTTCTCGTAAACTCTGAAAAACAGGTTCCCCAATTTTAGGATTTAAAATAGCTTTTGGTTTGATTTGTAGTAATAGGATTAAAGCAAAAATAATAAATCCAATAATGAGAAACATAGAATAATGTGTACCCATCCAAAAAATTGTAAAACCTGCCAAAGCTGGTCCTAGCACGGCACTCATTTGCCATATAGAGCTACTCCATGTGGCAGCATTGGGGTATAATTCTTTAGGAACAATAAGTGCCATCAATGCAAATAATGTTGGATTGATAAATGTTCTTACAATACCACCTAAAAAAACTAAGCTATAAATAAGATACAAGGTATTGGGTTGTCCTATCAAAGCAGGCGAAGTCGTATAAAAAAGCCCAATGCTAAGCCCTAAAAAAGCGATAACGCAAATCGCAAGCAAGTTTCTTTTTTCTTTTTGATCTACAAGGTGCCCTGCAAAGAGAGCTAGCCCGACAGCGGGGACTACTTCCATCAAACCAATAATCCCTAAAGACAAAGGGTCTTGGGTTATTCGATAGACCTCCCATTCTATAATAACAAATTGCATTGACCATGCAAATACCAGAGCAAATCGAACGAACAAAAATAATCTAAATTCTGAATACCGAAGTGCTGCGTATGGATCGTTTTTTTGCATTGATTGTTGTGTGTTTCTAATTAGAGCGAAATTCGAGAAAATGTTTCAGATCAGGATATTCTGTGAATAGAACTTGGGCTTGATCTTCAGTTATACGGACGCCATTCACATAAGGAATAATTTTAGCATCAGAAAAGCCTTGTTGTATGACTTGATCTAAAATACGTTTAATTTTGTCAAAGGATTTTTCCAATCCAAGCATGTACTTAACATTAATATCTTTAGGATGCTTTTCAGTAGTAGCGTCTGCAAATTGTGTGAATATAGGATGGTTAAAAAGAGTTGCAGTTTCAGTAACTTGCACTTTGTAACTCAATCCTTTTAGGGTGTTTTGATGGCGCTCATAAGCTCTATTTTGCATAACAGAACTTACTTTAGGTTCTACAATGTTAATAGCTACTTGATTTTTTAAATGATTAATATTGTAGACATCAACATTAATGCGGCGATTCATTTTATTGGCAATAGGATTGGGGCTGCCATCAAAATTCTGATCATTGGCGATGGGGTAATTTTGACCACAGCCTCGAATCCAAATTTGCTTATTGTTGGCTCCTTTTTCGATGAACTGCTTTGCCAAGTTTTCGGACTGCTTGATGGTCAAGTAAAGGTCATTAATCTTATTGCCACTATTGTCTGAATGAGCAGAAAGGAGAATCGTAGCTTCTGGATGCTTTGTTAACAACTTTTGAAGGGCTAGAATTGTATTTCTAGAACCTTCTATTTTGCCAGTTTCTGCATTATAATAAATAGGAGCAATACTATAAGTTACTTTTTCTCCATCTTCTACTGGCGTATTGGTGTTTTTTACGGGAGTTAGTTCTTCTAGTGCATTTGTACTTGCATTATTTTCTGCCAAACTGGTAATATTGGTCAAGGCATCTACAAAAGTATTAGAAACATTCTTTTGCAGTTGTTCCTGTTTAGGGCTTCGAAAATAAGCAGAGTAAAGATCAAAGCCACCCAAGCCTTCTATTCTATTGGAACAAAAGTAAGCTTTTAAACCACTTTCGTCTAAGAAAAAATCCTTGTCATCCAACGAAGAGTTAAGGGGTACGCCCATGTTCTCTGCTCGCTGCCACATTCGAGTAGAGTCATTAAAAACAACTTTATAAATATCGTAGCCCCCCATCGAAAGAGGATTATTAGAACTAAAATAGAGTGTTCGACCATCTTTGGCCAAGAACGGAGCAATTTCATCATATTCGGTATTGACATTGGGACCTAAGTTTACAGCAGTTTGCCACAAACCATCCTTTTGAGCAGCATAATAAATGTCTTTCCCTCCATATCCTCCAGGACGATTACTTGCGAAAATAATAACAGAGTCATTGATGAAAAAATGATCTCCGTCCCAATAGTTAGAACTGGCTTCTATTGCAAAAGGAAGAATAACTTCAATGGTATCCTCATCATAATTTTCTTTTACTACTTCTTTGTGTCCGTCTGCAAACCCTTTGGAAAATAACATTTGATATCCCCCGTCAAAAAAACTAATAATATCTTCACTCATGGGGGTATTGTATCGTTTTGGAAGTGCCTCTACTTGTTTCCAAGTACCTTGTACAAGAGTAGATTTGTAAATGTCAGAACGATAGGTGCCATTAATAGGATCGGGTTGGTTGTTGTTGTTTAGTTTGCCTCCTGTTGCTGTTCTTCTATTTGATGAGAAAAATAAAGTGTTGGGCTCCATAGGATTAAAACAAATTCTATAGTCGTCATAAGAGCTGTTAATTTCTACTCCTAATGTCGAAACAATAGCAGCTGAATTAATTTGCTCTATTTTAGGACCGCTGGTGCATTGAACGATTAAGCGTTTGAATTGTGCTCTTTGAGGATCATCAGCATCCAAGGTTCTAAGGTGATTTTTGTAATACAAAGCTGCTTGTCTAAACTTGTTTAGAGCATGATGTGCTTTGGCTAAGTAGTAGTACGTTTTGGGGGCAGGTTTGTTGGTGTTTTTGCTATAAAACTCTAAATATACGATGGCTTCATCCATATTGTTAAGGTGAAAATAGCAAATCCCAATATTGTATTTTAACTCAATCTCCTTTATGTACTTTTCTTTTATTTTATTATACTCAGTTAAAGATTTCTCGTATTCCTTTTCTAAGAAAAGCTTTTCAGCTTCTTTTTTGATTTTATTGGGTGATTGAGCCCATAAAATGGATTGACTCAAGAAAAGAATAAATAAAACAAAGTATTTCATATTAGCAGTTCGTTGATTTTTTACTTTTTTACCAAAAAGATAAAAAAGCACATTTATATTAGTTTGATAACCAAAATTTTAACATAAAATGCAATGAAACTATAATTTGTTGATTATCAAACTAATAAAGTTTCCAACGAACTATTGTCATATGCATTATTAAGTTAATTAACTTTTAGTATTCTTAATGGCGTTATATGGTTTCATAATGTTTCCAAATACCTCTCCAAGGGTAGAATGTGAGGGCAAAGATACTAAATTCGGCAAAGCAAAGGTGCATTAATAAATAATCCATTACAAAAAATAGGATAAATAACCCACCTAATAGCTTATCGAAGCGGCGAGTAAAGAAACCAATAAGAAAGATAAGTTCTATAGTCCAACCACCATACCAAAAAAGATTTGCCAAAAGAGGATGGTTGATTAAGTAACTGATAAAGGAGCTAAAGTAGCTGTCAGGATAACTAATTAAGTAATCAATATGTTGGTGTTTTAATAATTCACTCATTTGATTTGGGACAAAGCAACTGCCTCGGTAGAGTTTCCAAAGCCCTGCGCTAGCAAGTGTAAAAATGGCATAGTATCGAATCGCAGCAAAGCTTAAAACAAATGTTGTTTGATTTCGAATCAGCAAGAGTGGCATACAAAATAGTAATCCCACCAAAATATGCTCATGGTGGGTACTTGCTGAATTGTAGGTGACCATATAATTGATACACAAAAGGTAAGCTAAAGTACTTAACCAGCGATTTTGTATACCCAAAAGTCCTGCAATACCAAGCATAATCCACATAAAATCTAAGAATAGTGCTAAGAAATAATGTTCCAATACTGTTTGAGGTATTAGTAAAGCGTGATAGAGCCAGAAAAAATTATCTGCTTTGGGGCTAATAAAGGGAGATTGATGCAGTTGAAATAGCAGCAAACCTTGATAGCATCTTAGCAACCAAGTCAAGCAAAAAAACAGCCAAATGAATTGGGTTATTTGTATCTGATCTTTTTGTACAGAAATATTCATTTAATTCAATTGTATGGAGTTTACTTTTTTGAAGTTTGATTTTACCCATTCGAAATTTTCTCGGCAAATTTTTGATTCTTTAATTTTTATTTTTTGTATCAAAAATTCTGAGAGATGCAATCCCGAACTTTTGTCATTGCAGAGATGTTTGGTTAAGTGAGCACTCAAGGTGCTTTTTCCAAATCTTTGATAAATAGTGACTAGGGTAGGGTCTTGATAATTGTTCTTCACAAAAGAGGAATAATAAGCGAGTTGATATTGCCAGAAGCGAGGTGCTTTGGTCGTATATAAATTGACATAGGTGTCGGTTTCATTATATAATGAAATGGCTGTGTATGTTTTTTGTTGTTGAATAGGCGCAGAGTACATACCATAGTTAAAAAAGGGGAGTGTTTCTACACCTTTGTATGTAAAAAAGAATTGTCCTATGATAAATAAAGACAACGCCCCAAAAAGTAATTTATTCGTTTGCCAAACTTTAGAAAAATAACTATTTTTCATTTCCATTTTGATTTTTATATAAAAAAACTAAACACTCAATTGCAGCAGTGATAAAACTAACGGTTAACTAAAAAAACAACAGAGTATTCAACTAAAACTACATAGAAAATATAAGAATGCAGCAAGAAGTACTTTTTAGAAAATTATTGAATCACATTATTGCGTTGCAAAATCAAAGAAAAAAACCTTTAAGAATTGCAGTTAGTGGGATAGAAGGGACTGGTAAAACGAGTTTTGTTATTGCTTTGTGTGCTTATCTCAATTGCAACGGAAAGCAGGCAATTCATGTGTCGATAGATGGTTTTCATTACAATAAAGCTCACCGATATCGGCAAGGTAGAAATTCAGCAAAGGGTTATTATGAAGATTCTTACAACGACCAAGCTTTTGTAACTAAGGTTTTAGTTGCTTCGCAACAAAATAATCCTACGTATATTGCTGCAACCCACGATTTGGAAAGTGATGCTTATTTAGATTTGCCCCCAATTCAAATTCCAAACCAAGCAATTATAATAACCGATGGTGCTTATTTGTTTAAACCCATCTTCAAAGATTATTGGGATTTTAAAATATACTTATATGCTGATTTTGAAGTAGCACTACAGCGAGGTATCGCTCGAGATCAGACGATTTTTGGAAGTAGAGAAGCTGCTAAACTAAAATTTATAGAGCGTTATCACGCTGCATCTAAGTTGTACTTAGAGGAATGTACCCCTCAAAAACAAGCCGATTGGATTATTGATAGTAATGATTTTGAGAATTATAAAATTAAAGAACAATGAACATAGAAGATTTTAGGATATATTGTTTATCGAAACCAGGTACCGAAGAAGGATTTCCCTTTGATCAAGATACCTTGGTGTTTAAGGT
It includes:
- a CDS encoding leucine-rich repeat domain-containing protein encodes the protein MLSKEELQNLSQLLLSVDERNLEIAFELIQQGNYIEYFVSELFAIYKMDVRTYSRIAKRLLDAVAERIVGLKEALRSRAYLDSRTSSKNIKNFAKICPSIEAKKMALAIYNKYDSGFQFLFSELPENELTPILKTKIEAAGLTLSRKTITKIPKALLKETYLKELNLSYNQIKSLPTGIHHLKSLRKLNLRSNEVKKIHKNIGKLEHLEVLELAWNKLEVLPDELANLTRLKELSLGYNSFKKFPTVITQIPNLEKLSIGRMMDYRANVDEIPSSFFNLKTNCLLELTLRDPTDSNSQRPWGNLPVITRITGTYDDPIRTTPLEIARRAFAQNKEGIRFILEHGTEEDKANVYNYVLKDRINSERYAVYLGLILKNAPPAVKRRALSFYIRNEVLFFDKKITLDVLPAELGDFSIRAMEWVGKFSEITNSTTFWNFLEYTPSIERIVIGKEIRAKGSDQKHQVRIPVLLPNLKVFRLGNLQLDWGFFFNNIDQLPQLEELEVHRVYYLNETEDIDGVFTLCAPLQQLKHLKRLELGRFSINNQVGISEEVLKEKIELGFEKMLPNCNTIIHVGF
- a CDS encoding 4'-phosphopantetheinyl transferase superfamily protein, with product MITVYHAISSTIETQISLKDLLINLPAHFRERALRYQFSQDAYNFVLGRLMIKKALGALGLPEKLLNEIVYNKEGKPLMKEMSFSISHSKDLVACAFAPTGQIGLDVEYPRKIARAHFRHCFNDREWASIQGDTSMHTFYQFWTQKEAILKANGAGLGQLLNIDIKDATTAYFYNSDISTESVWNLNTFEIGGSSAYACLCTDLATDFALENLNDVDALLDTK
- a CDS encoding energy transducer TonB translates to MKKLLIILFLLGLSKSLFSQHHTSEKTLKNALKSIKKSDGGSSLTYIRNIIELSQFYNHSKDYQNALKQISIADKLISKKITQLKYQYNARLSNPPTIYTLGIKTLITQTKIYNNINYNTLAKHLLHDAAWIDEALRSTDLKLVETILSELFLNFNLEFQSPFFQKKWNIACASQVEVPKELRFLKHIEQAIPSNHHEYSNKQKDIIINLAIFYKKNQFVTELDSILPVVEAIAADTISKIDINTDRLPRFPGCEVKEMSIQEKKRCADQKFLKFIYSNIQYPEKAYKQKMSGIVFIKFTVTATGKIINTSITKDIGGGMWRRGLKSY
- a CDS encoding MFS transporter — encoded protein: MQKNDPYAALRYSEFRLFLFVRFALVFAWSMQFVIIEWEVYRITQDPLSLGIIGLMEVVPAVGLALFAGHLVDQKEKRNLLAICVIAFLGLSIGLFYTTSPALIGQPNTLYLIYSLVFLGGIVRTFINPTLFALMALIVPKELYPNAATWSSSIWQMSAVLGPALAGFTIFWMGTHYSMFLIIGFIIFALILLLQIKPKAILNPKIGEPVFQSLREGVKFVYQTKIILGAITLDMVAVLFGGAIALLPIFATDILGVGSEGFGILRAAPAVGSFFIMFAVAYFPINKNAGLKLLFSIFGFGLCIIVFGLSTSFWLSVFALFMSGVTDGISMVIRQTILQLYTPDSMRGRVSAVNSMFVGSSNELGAFESGFTAKLMGTVTAVVFGGSMTLITVVLTGLFSKQMRTLDFEQDLKKETESEITDNSDHLIA
- a CDS encoding PD40 domain-containing protein; protein product: MKYFVLFILFLSQSILWAQSPNKIKKEAEKLFLEKEYEKSLTEYNKIKEKYIKEIELKYNIGICYFHLNNMDEAIVYLEFYSKNTNKPAPKTYYYLAKAHHALNKFRQAALYYKNHLRTLDADDPQRAQFKRLIVQCTSGPKIEQINSAAIVSTLGVEINSSYDDYRICFNPMEPNTLFFSSNRRTATGGKLNNNNQPDPINGTYRSDIYKSTLVQGTWKQVEALPKRYNTPMSEDIISFFDGGYQMLFSKGFADGHKEVVKENYDEDTIEVILPFAIEASSNYWDGDHFFINDSVIIFASNRPGGYGGKDIYYAAQKDGLWQTAVNLGPNVNTEYDEIAPFLAKDGRTLYFSSNNPLSMGGYDIYKVVFNDSTRMWQRAENMGVPLNSSLDDKDFFLDESGLKAYFCSNRIEGLGGFDLYSAYFRSPKQEQLQKNVSNTFVDALTNITSLAENNASTNALEELTPVKNTNTPVEDGEKVTYSIAPIYYNAETGKIEGSRNTILALQKLLTKHPEATILLSAHSDNSGNKINDLYLTIKQSENLAKQFIEKGANNKQIWIRGCGQNYPIANDQNFDGSPNPIANKMNRRINVDVYNINHLKNQVAINIVEPKVSSVMQNRAYERHQNTLKGLSYKVQVTETATLFNHPIFTQFADATTEKHPKDINVKYMLGLEKSFDKIKRILDQVIQQGFSDAKIIPYVNGVRITEDQAQVLFTEYPDLKHFLEFRSN